The segment TGTTTTTGTTttaaatgcttatctagccaagtTTGCAAAACAGGATGCAGGTTGACTGGTCCTTGACTAGCGGTACAGCTGAGCTTCTCAGTTTAATCGGAGATAAGGTAAAGAAATATTGTTGTTTTATGTACCAAATTTACTGAAAAATTAATCTTTCATGCAAATCTTTTAGCAAAATTCCCTGTCATTTAAACATAATCATCGATTTAGATGTCAAAAAGTTGCTTATGTGCCAAAAGTAATGTAAAATTACTTCTAATTAGGAATCAATTTATCGAGCTGAATTGATATATTTTGTCTCGAAATTTTCTGAAATAAGTAGTTGCATCAATTTAGAgacttaattttgtttatttacaAAGATCTGAGTTTATAATATACTAATCAAAACTTTGTTGACGAATTTGTTAAATATTGTCCGCGTATTTTAAATCTACTTTTTGTTTAGTTGACATATCATTTGTGCTAGTGATGATAATTTAATGGTCTGGTTACCAAAATTTCAGGACATCGCTGCAGTCAGAATTCTTGCAGTGAACACTAAAGACATTCATCAAATAGCATACAAAAAGGCCGTAGATGGACACATAGTTTCTTTCGCAATTCTGGTTATTGCGGCTACAGATTTGATTCTTTCTACATTGATGCAAAGTGACAATCAACCTCAAACAATCTTTGAAAGTTTGGTAAAAAATGCTGTCTCACTATGGCATATCGAAGCTCGGAATAGTGATAATAACAACAGTGACGATTCTGATAAGGGAAGCACGAACAGTATAACTCTTTCAAACATTCAACAACAAAGGAAAGTGCTTCTCAGTGAAATCGAACTCCTCCTGCACTTTAGGGAAAGTGTCATAAAACCTATCAGAGACACCAAAAGATTGACTACTAATGCTCTGTTCTTGCCACTCGTTCGAGCTTCTCAGGTCAAATCATATTTGACTTGAGCTTACGTTTGAAGAAGTCGTCACAAACAGTTTTGGCGCATTTTGTTGATACTTTTTATGTTAAGCTGTTAGCTTACTAGTTTTCTAGTTGATTGCAGACTGGAGATGAAGCATTGGTGAAATTGCTATTAAATGGAAACGTGGATCCCAGTGAGGCAGATAGCGATGGAAATACTGCCCTTCACTGGGGCCTTAAAGCTACTGCCAGTAATCAAGATACAAGGTTCTCTGATTTTCATCGAATCTTTTTTAGCTAGTAACCAATTGTATTTAATTTTGAAGAATAATTCGTGTATGAAATCTTGGACCAGGCTTATAAGTTTACTACTTAGTCACGGAGCTTCCGTGAGCGCAAGGAACAGATTAGGCTTGACTGCCGTGCACGTGGCAGCAAATTATGGTCATCTTCAAGGATTGCAGGTTTGAACCCTTGACATAGATCTTGATTTCCTAtgttcaaatatttttcaaattttcagtcaTGACAATTAGAATTACGGCTTTCGACAGAGAACATATTAATTTAAATTTCTATTTAATTCGGTATATTCTACTTTTCCAGTGATGTGTCGCAATCCTAGTAAACCTTGGATCTTTAAGTCGAACTTGAGCTAAATTTAAGATCATTTTTTGAGACCACAGATGCTTTTGATTCAAGACGCAGAAGCAGTTGACATGGTTACAGAAACAAAGGAGACCCCTTTGTTTTATGCAGTTAAAAATAATCATTTTGAATGTGCTATGCTTCTGCTTGGTTATGGAGCTAATCGTCAAGCATTAAATCTAAGGttatatatttgttttttattCAGTTTCCCAATAAGTTTCTCGCTATGCTATAACAATAGAACCTTGTCTATACCTGTGCAGGAAACAAAGGCCTGTTGATGTGGCAAAGACACAAGACATGAGAGAGATGCTAAATTCTCAATCCGTCTTTGAATTCGGTACTCAATGTtcgattttcttttattttatcttaTAATAAAATGCTTATTCAACAAGCCACATGATTTCCCCTTTCCACAGGTAAATTAGAGGAGTATCTGATGGCTCCGGCGTCACTAGAGATCACCAGTGAAAAATGTTTCGATAATTCTGCAAAGCCTCTATTAATTAAAGCTGGAAGCGGAAATCAGGATCGAGAACAACACGAAGACAGGTTATAGTCTGTTGTTCTTAAAACAAGTTTTGCTTATTATCTATTGCCAGCAAGTGTACATCAAACAAGAATTTGACATTTGCTTGTCATTCGTCAGTTCAAAATTGTCATTGTACACCAAAACAGAGATTTGCAGGTACCATGAATCTCCCAGTGGTTGTGTCAGAGGGGATAAGTGCTATTTTGCTCATGGAGAAGGAGAATTGCGACGAGTCAAGATGTTCAGAAGCACTTCACAGGCTAGTTGTGGGATACCTTAAAATTTATCAGTCATAAAGATTACTGAACTTTGTTTGTTACCTTCCCTTAATAGAATGTATTTTTTATTCTTAACAACTCCACATGATAATAAATTTATAACACCGTGATATTCTAGCAGCGTAGCCCTGAGGATTTAAACAAGAAGGTGTTTATTGGAGGCCTCTCCCCTTCAGTAGAATCTGGTCTGTTAGAAATGCTAATGTTTTGAGATAAAATAAAGTTCAGATTTAAAGTTTACAAACTAGTTGGTTCTAATAATAATGGATCTACTAACCGACAGAGGATCTGAGAGATATCTTTGAGAGTAAATTTGGGCCAGTTATAGATGCAGTAGTCATCGGCAGTCAAGGTGGAGAACACCTTCACTCCCGCGGCTTTGGCTTTGTGACATTTAAACACCAAGAATCTGTGGCCACTGCTGTGCAAGCACATTATATACCAATTTTTGGTAAAATGGTAAGAAATTCTATGCCTATATCACATATTGTAAAGTGCCTGACTGTTGCATAAGTGTATACAGGTGGAGATTAAAGGCGCAGTTCCCAAGTCCATGCTGGAGCTCATGAAAGGAACTAATATTCAAGAGgatgagatgcataaaaatgacagAGAATTTGATGCTAGAAAGCaaagtatatcatcatcatcatcatcagcgaCATCATTGGATAGAGATCATTTGTCAGGGGATGTGCAAGAAAGGAGAGATTCAGCGCATACTATCACACCATTTTTATTGCCAACCCCTGTAGAATCTCTAGCCTGGGTGGAGAAATTTAAAAGGTGGCTGCCAGTATTCCTAGGGGAAGTATCAAAGCGGCTCAAGGGAGGGGAATGGTATCCCCTCTCTTCTCTCAAGGGAGATTTCAGAGCAACCTGTGGCTTGGAGCTGGACCATGTTTCTCTTGGCTACATCAAGCTCAGCGACTTCATCCGTTCTATACCAGGCTTGTGCAGGATGAAAATTGTTCCTGTTGGAATGGGTCCTGCTACCCACATGGTTATTCTCCCGTCACTTTCAGTTCCAAAGCCTGAATATCATCCAAGGCATCAACAAACTATTGGAAGTGGGAAGAATTCATTTGTGGACAAAGGACGCACATATGCAGATGCTGCAGGACAAATCCCACAAGGAACATCAATATCTATTTGTACCCCTCTTCAAGCTAGCCAGTTAATTACAACTCCTGAGGCCGAGACCCGCTCAAATGCTAATATTTCACATTCTGGTCCTTTGCTTTATCATCAATCTACTTGTACAGGCAAATTCCCAATCAGAACCAAAGAAGATGTTCGCTACCTTACAAATCTTTTGTCTGACTTCAATGTAAATGCTGATGGGACGGTTCTTACTAGCGCAAATCCAAATACACTAGTTAACACTTACACAGTGAATCAACCTGCTGCAGCCATTAATTCTTTCGCACAAGCCACGGAAAGCACGAAATCACCTGTGTGTTATAACATCATGGATATTCCTCGTTCAAATATTCAGCTTGCTGCCCCTAATCAATACAACCCACCATCATCCTCTGAATCTGGGCAGGGACATGGACATCCCTTAAGTTTTCTCCAACAGGGAGGAACTTCATTTTTCACTCCGTGGACTCAACAGAAGCCTGAGGCCCAATTCTGGACATCCACTTTCAGCCCTAAATTATGGGAGGTAGTAAATAATTTACTGATGATTCCACAGGCACTCTCTTATTTCTGACTTTTTGAATTGGTCTTGTTGTCGTAATCTTACttccttttttgttttgaaatttgacAGAAGTCGCCTCATAGCGTTCTGTCACCGTACAGCCCAGCATACTCTTCGCCCTCAGAAATGGCTGAAAGCAGTATTAGTAAGGGCAATTGCAGAGTATGTAAGGATAAAAAGGCTATTTGGATAGCCGTGCCATGTGCTCACAGAACTCTATGCACTGATTGCCGCAACAATCTTAAACTTTCTCAAAGACCTTTGAATTGCTTTATTTGCAGTCACCCTGTGGATGAGTTCATTGCTATGTACTAAAGAGACACTTTGATAGTCTTAGATTTATGTGTGTGAACAACCCTTGAATTCTTGTATATATTATAAAGCTTCCAAAAATGTTCCAAATTTATGTTGCTTTTCGTACAGGATATTATTTTCGTTAGCAGAAATTAACATTCTTGTAAATAGGAATTGTCTTTAGTTCAATTGATTTAACAAAGCAATTCAGATGTTAACATGCAGCATGCTTTCTTACTTTATCAGTGTATTTTATCTCTGTCATTATCGTTCTTTATATTATTTAGTCACATTTTTTCCATTGATGACGGTGACATATAAATCAGAAGGGAAATGGTTTTAAATTGAACATGTTTTAGATGCGACAGACAAATTTCCTCAGGAGATTGCCCCTTTCTGATGTGCGTTAGGGGCTCCAGGctgaaattaaattgacatttgcTAACTAGACTAATCATAGGGGCTCTAGCTTGaaactattaaatccacttgttCAGCAATACAATTATTTCTGCAAATTTAGTTGGGTAGATATCATTttgagattttatttttttttgtcattggATAAGTGTTGTATTTTTTTCACATTTACCAGTTTGGGTGGGATCAATCTTCTTAATTGCTTGAAAAATTGATCatatttattagatttttttgtgttattttagaTACTTTATGTTTCTGTTTATGTATTAAGATATTTTTTAACATCATTTTTATAATATGTTTAATTATTTTCAACATGTTTTTTTATATCCTCACATGTCTATACTGGATCatatttattagatttttttgtgttattttagaTACTTTCTGTTTCTGTTTATGTATTAAGATATTCTTTAACATCATTTTTATAATATGCTTAATTATCTTCAACATGTTTATTTATATCCTCACATGTCTATACTGGATTTATACCATCCACTATTCTCTAAATTATATATACACTATTTTGTTGTATAGATTTatccaaattatttttctttacaagTTTttcatatatattaatttatatgtttttatttGCCTCTACTTATGTGCTGTAAAATCTAGATTAATCTCAATGAACAAGAGATAGGCC is part of the Cryptomeria japonica chromosome 10, Sugi_1.0, whole genome shotgun sequence genome and harbors:
- the LOC131040435 gene encoding uncharacterized protein LOC131040435 isoform X1, which produces MEKNQESGKEEFVDKPIAENKSLYSIAKVEEDVNLNDKDLFKLESKLNRLICEDDSLEFVSLFKCIRKASVSELITGTDGNAKSKDDEDKMSRLLQKLLQLACKLDSVACARAIIEGEIGPSLPVNTLDENGKTALHHAAQSHSHNCINLLLRNQARTDIKSKEGQSPLDMALLSKRMQVDWSLTSGTAELLSLIGDKDIAAVRILAVNTKDIHQIAYKKAVDGHIVSFAILVIAATDLILSTLMQSDNQPQTIFESLVKNAVSLWHIEARNSDNNNSDDSDKGSTNSITLSNIQQQRKVLLSEIELLLHFRESVIKPIRDTKRLTTNALFLPLVRASQTGDEALVKLLLNGNVDPSEADSDGNTALHWGLKATASNQDTRLISLLLSHGASVSARNRLGLTAVHVAANYGHLQGLQMLLIQDAEAVDMVTETKETPLFYAVKNNHFECAMLLLGYGANRQALNLRKQRPVDVAKTQDMREMLNSQSVFEFGKLEEYLMAPASLEITSEKCFDNSAKPLLIKAGSGNQDREQHEDSSKLSLYTKTEICRYHESPSGCVRGDKCYFAHGEGELRRVKMFRSTSQQRSPEDLNKKVFIGGLSPSVESEDLRDIFESKFGPVIDAVVIGSQGGEHLHSRGFGFVTFKHQESVATAVQAHYIPIFGKMVEIKGAVPKSMLELMKGTNIQEDEMHKNDREFDARKQSISSSSSSATSLDRDHLSGDVQERRDSAHTITPFLLPTPVESLAWVEKFKRWLPVFLGEVSKRLKGGEWYPLSSLKGDFRATCGLELDHVSLGYIKLSDFIRSIPGLCRMKIVPVGMGPATHMVILPSLSVPKPEYHPRHQQTIGSGKNSFVDKGRTYADAAGQIPQGTSISICTPLQASQLITTPEAETRSNANISHSGPLLYHQSTCTGKFPIRTKEDVRYLTNLLSDFNVNADGTVLTSANPNTLVNTYTVNQPAAAINSFAQATESTKSPVCYNIMDIPRSNIQLAAPNQYNPPSSSESGQGHGHPLSFLQQGGTSFFTPWTQQKPEAQFWTSTFSPKLWEKSPHSVLSPYSPAYSSPSEMAESSISKGNCRVCKDKKAIWIAVPCAHRTLCTDCRNNLKLSQRPLNCFICSHPVDEFIAMY
- the LOC131040435 gene encoding uncharacterized protein LOC131040435 isoform X2 — protein: MEKNQESGKEEFVDKPIAENKSLYSIAKVEEDVNLNDKDLFKLESKLNRLICEDDSLEFVSLFKCIRKASVSELITGTDGNAKSKDDEDKMSRLLQKLLQLACKLDSVACARAIIEGEIGPSLPVNTLDENGKTALHHAAQSHSHNCINLLLRNQARTDIKSKEGQSPLDMALLSKRMQVDWSLTSGTAELLSLIGDKDIAAVRILAVNTKDIHQIAYKKAVDGHIVSFAILVIAATDLILSTLMQSDNQPQTIFESLVKNAVSLWHIEARNSDNNNSDDSDKGSTNSITLSNIQQQRKVLLSEIELLLHFRESVIKPIRDTKRLTTNALFLPLVRASQTGDEALVKLLLNGNVDPSEADSDGNTALHWGLKATASNQDTRLISLLLSHGASVSARNRLGLTAVHVAANYGHLQGLQMLLIQDAEAVDMVTETKETPLFYAVKNNHFECAMLLLGYGANRQALNLRKQRPVDVAKTQDMREMLNSQSVFEFGKLEEYLMAPASLEITSEKCFDNSAKPLLIKAGSGNQDREQHEDSSKLSLYTKTEICRYHESPSGCVRGDKCYFAHGEGELRRVKMFRSTSQRSPEDLNKKVFIGGLSPSVESEDLRDIFESKFGPVIDAVVIGSQGGEHLHSRGFGFVTFKHQESVATAVQAHYIPIFGKMVEIKGAVPKSMLELMKGTNIQEDEMHKNDREFDARKQSISSSSSSATSLDRDHLSGDVQERRDSAHTITPFLLPTPVESLAWVEKFKRWLPVFLGEVSKRLKGGEWYPLSSLKGDFRATCGLELDHVSLGYIKLSDFIRSIPGLCRMKIVPVGMGPATHMVILPSLSVPKPEYHPRHQQTIGSGKNSFVDKGRTYADAAGQIPQGTSISICTPLQASQLITTPEAETRSNANISHSGPLLYHQSTCTGKFPIRTKEDVRYLTNLLSDFNVNADGTVLTSANPNTLVNTYTVNQPAAAINSFAQATESTKSPVCYNIMDIPRSNIQLAAPNQYNPPSSSESGQGHGHPLSFLQQGGTSFFTPWTQQKPEAQFWTSTFSPKLWEKSPHSVLSPYSPAYSSPSEMAESSISKGNCRVCKDKKAIWIAVPCAHRTLCTDCRNNLKLSQRPLNCFICSHPVDEFIAMY